TTTGTTTCCTTAACTCAGGGTTAGTTGTATGTACCGAAATATAGAGAGGACTCAGCCTCATGCTGACTATCCGCTCCATGTCTTTAGCTGTCAGGTTGGTTAGGGTAATAAAGTTGCCGTGCAAAAATGACAATCTGAAATCATCATCTTTCACATAAAGGGTTTCCCTCATCCCGGGTGGCATCTGGTCGACAAAACAAAAAATACACCTGTTGGCACAGTTCCTGATTCCGTCAAAGGTATCCCGGACAAAACCAATGCCCAGGTCTTCGTCAAAATCCTTTTCTATGTCACAGGCCCAAACTTCGCCATTCTTTTTCATTACTTCTATTTGAATGTAGTCATCTGCACACAAGAACCTGTAGTCAATCAGATCCCCGGGACGGCTGCCGTTAATTGTCAGGAGCCTATCACCCCGTTCTACTCCCAGTTCATCAGCAATACTGCCTGCCCTGACTACATCTACAACCGGTTTTTGTTTACCCACCGTGTTTCAGCCCCAAATCTTGTATGTTATCTCCAATAATTATCCTCTAAGTTTACCTTGAAGTCAAGAAAAAGCGCCAAATGCGCTTTATCGGTTACCAATTGGCCAAATGTTCACTGTCAATTGTCAATTGTCTTTAACAAGCCTGCCAGCCGGCGGGTCTCCTTTATGGCCCCCAGACAGAAAAAAGCCTTTGCCAGGAACCTCAGGTGCAGCCTTTTGGCTCTTAGCCCCCACACTGTCCACCTGCTGACACACGAAGAGGTGTCAATAACCTGCCAGCCTGTGGTGGTCCCGTTGAAGAGTTTTATCATTTCATTAGCTGCTTTTTTTAATAAACTGCCAAAAGATAATGCCCCAATGGTATAAACCTCTGTTCCGGAGCAATCTGCCCCAGCAAAAAAGGGCCTTCCGGTTTCCCTGAAATCTGTTTCATCAAAGCCCGGGAGGCTGAAGATATCTTTTATATTTATTTTTGTTTCGGTCAGTCTCCCTAGATACAGGGATGCCGCAATAACTGAAGTATGATGCCCTGACCGGCAAATGAAAAAAACCTTCATTGCTCCTCCCATTAATTTGCCCGTTTCAGTCCCACTGTGTTTCCCGAGGCCGTGCAAACCTTAATGCGATTAACAATACTTACAATTTTCCAGTAAGCAGCTTTGACACCTGCTGTAACCACCGGTCTCCCGATAGCTGTAAAGCCGAGTTTCCGGGAGGTAAAACCTCCGACAACCATCTTCCAGTTAACATATGGCATAACATTGACTAAAACAAGCTGCTCAGAACAAAAACCATAGACCTGAGCCATTCCAATGGCCATGTTTTCAAAAACCCGGGCCGCATTCCGCCGCCCAATTACGTATATGTCATTGCCGAATTCATCATTTCCCATAAACTGCAGCCTTCCGTGGTCACCGGTTACCGGCCTGTCAAAATAAGGTATTGCCTTTATCTCATCCGACCCGGGAATGCGGTCTGTAGGCAGCCATCCCAGGTGAACTGCTGCTGCGGTTACCGAAGAATGGGCGCCTCCGTAGCAGTGATATATGATTTTCATCTCTGGCCTCCTGACAGATTAGTTTAATGCCTGACTATTACATAATCGCCATTGCCGATGTCATGAACCATGCCTCTAAGTACCTTGGCCAGGGTTGTTGCTATTTGAGCCTGTTCTTCATCTGTCTTGGCATAAAAGATGGGGACATCCCCCCCCACCGCATCCTTATTTATTGTGACAACTGCCATAAGTTCTTCAGCGCTCATAGAGGCCTCCTCAGTCTGCGGCAATTCTGCCGGCCTTTGTTTTTAGCGGCGCTCTCCAGGCACTTTCCAGGACTGGAACCCGTTCAACTGCTGCCACCAGGCTGTCTATATCCTTTTCAGCAGGCACACAAAACAGGGCAATAGCGCCGGTATCGATGTTTTTTCTGACCATAGGTGTAAATTCGGGTGTGTCAACATCTTTCTTGGTCCCCAGTATGGTTGTGGCTACATGAGCTATTGCCTGCCGTTGGCCCATATTATGGAGAGTTGCCCTGGCATTATCATCTTTGGGGTGGATAACCACACCAAGGCCGTCATTTAATACCTTTTCCCTCATTCCAGGCAGCCCGATATTCATAATATCAATTTCATCTACCAGGAGGAGCGCTCCCTTAAAACTAAGTCTACCTGCCTTCACTCCGGCAATGTTCCCAATAACCTTGCCGCGCATCAGAACACCAGATAATAGGGTCAAAATAATTCCCACAAATATTGATAATAGGGGCCGGCCGGTAATATAATTAGCTGAACTTGCTGCAAGTGCAGTCAGTATAACAAGATAATTTCTGGCCTCAAATACTCTGGCTATTCCTTCGATATAATCATGTCCTCTTGGTACAAGCTCTGCTGCTTCCAGTGCTGCCAGGCTCTCGCGTTCCATGTTCCGTACTTCCCGGAACTGCTGGCCCGCCAGAGCCAGAAACGTGACTGCGGCAAATTCCTTTTCTGCAATTGCTGGTAAAGCTACCGACCCCAAAGCTGCGGCAATAAAGCCAAGTGATAAATGAGTTACATAGCCATGGGGGTAACCCGGGTACTGACGATAATCAGATCTTAACATATATGCTCTGGCCAGAAGTCCCATAAGTACCCCCAGGCCAATAGTCATGCCATATTCATCCATCCGGACTGCCCCCGTGTATCATAGCTTATTCTTCCTTATCTCTTTTGCTATCCTTTTTCAACCCGAAGAAGTTGGCAAACTCAGTCTTCCTCAGTTCACCCAGTTTACTGGTAACACCCTTGATGCTTCCGGTGCTGACAAACAGGAATATCGCGCCTGCTGCAAGTACTATTCCCACTATCCAGCCCAGAGTTGACCAAGCGCTGCCCGATTGTCCCGGAGTTTCGCCGGGTGTGGTGATTCCACCTGCTCCGCCTCCTTCAGCGGCGGGTTTTAAATTAAGTAAATTAGGAAAGGCATCGGCAAACAGCGCAGCGCCATCTTCAGCGCTTTCCCGTTTATTGGTATGGGTTCCTACTTCAAGTAATATTGCTTTTGGGCCCAAGTCCTGGTTGTAGTTCCCCTTACCGATGAAAATACCCTTAATAAGCCCTGGTTTATGTTTATCCATATAAGCCTTGATATCTTTGGCAAACTGCAGGTTGGTGGCCATCTTGGGGTTTTGCCTGCCGACAACCATCCTAATTTTGGTGATATCTTCACCTTCTACGGTTTCCTTATAGAATTCCGGGTCAGGAACCCCATCCCGGTGGACATCCAGCAGGGCCACAGGGCTTTCTTTAAGAAGCCTGACGGCTGTTTTCCTGGACCTGTGGTAGGCATTGGCATCATGCGGCTCATGAGGTGTTTTATCATCAAGAACCGTTATTCCCTTGGCCTTCAGCTTTTCAGCCAGGCTGCTGCCAACCTTCAGAATCCCCCCCTCCGCAGGCTTGCTTTCAGCTCCGTCGGTAGGAACATATGATTCATCAGTATGTGTATGGTAAATAGCTATCTGGGCCTTTCCATTGCTGCCGGCGCTGCCAATCCCTGCAGCAGGTGCTGTATCCCATTCGTCCTTATAGACGATGTCGGAAGCCACTCCTGTCTTTTTGGCAAAGGCCTGATCGCCCCTGACCTTAGTTATTCTATACTGCTCATTATTTTCATTTATAAATTCATCTCCGACATATACTACCCTTCCGGTCATATCCAGAGCTGCTCCCGTCTTTTCATCAACTACACTTATATACTCCCCGGCCTTGAGTTCCTGTTCAAAACCGCCGGAAGCAAGCCTATCCAGAAAAGGTATTGTTGAGGCCTGCTGCACTGCCGGAATTAACCTTATCAGGGGAACTGACATCAGCCCGAGCCCAAATACCATTATTATGATACCAAATATTAGCTGTGGCCTTCTATTCATTAGAATCACCCGCCTCTTTTTTCTTCTGGCAGGAATCCTGCAAACCCGGCTTCTCTTTAATGCCTTTGTCTTTAATACTGTTATCTTTAATGCCCATAGTACTTGCATATTCGGCGTTTTCCAGATTGCTTAGAAGCTCGGGATCCCGGCCACGGCTGGCCGGCCCTCCCTGAAGCCTTTCCCTGGACTCTCCGATAATTTCTGCCAACAGTACGGCAATAATTCCTGCCAGAACGATAGAGTCAAAGGCCCCGGCCCCTCCAATGGCTATTCTTCCGGGGGTGCCTGTGGACAACAGGTAAACCCAGTTAAAGATATCTAAAAGGAGAACCCCTAATGTAGCGGCAATAAAAGCCGACCTCCGGGACCTTCCGGCAACATATGCCACCACCCCCCCTATAATCGGGTACATCCATATGGGGTCCAGCCTGTCAAAAGGGCCTCCCGGATTACCCTGCATCAAAACAGACCCTATATAATAGATGACAACTCCGGTGACCCCGGTTGCAATCAGAGTCCGGAACCATTCCTTCTTGGTTCCTGCTTTTGTCAATACATATATTGCCAGTCCAATAGGGATTAGTCCGCCACCCACATTGACAGAGGCATCGATTCTGCCAAAAGCAATGGGAATATCTACAAAACTTCCCGCAACCATAGCGGCCAAAATCCCCAGTGCA
This DNA window, taken from Phosphitispora fastidiosa, encodes the following:
- a CDS encoding capping complex subunit for YIEGIA yields the protein MSAEELMAVVTINKDAVGGDVPIFYAKTDEEQAQIATTLAKVLRGMVHDIGNGDYVIVRH
- a CDS encoding DUF3189 family protein → MKIIYHCYGGAHSSVTAAAVHLGWLPTDRIPGSDEIKAIPYFDRPVTGDHGRLQFMGNDEFGNDIYVIGRRNAARVFENMAIGMAQVYGFCSEQLVLVNVMPYVNWKMVVGGFTSRKLGFTAIGRPVVTAGVKAAYWKIVSIVNRIKVCTASGNTVGLKRAN
- a CDS encoding DUF3189 family protein, with the translated sequence MKVFFICRSGHHTSVIAASLYLGRLTETKINIKDIFSLPGFDETDFRETGRPFFAGADCSGTEVYTIGALSFGSLLKKAANEMIKLFNGTTTGWQVIDTSSCVSRWTVWGLRAKRLHLRFLAKAFFCLGAIKETRRLAGLLKTIDN
- the spoIIP gene encoding stage II sporulation protein P, producing the protein MNRRPQLIFGIIIMVFGLGLMSVPLIRLIPAVQQASTIPFLDRLASGGFEQELKAGEYISVVDEKTGAALDMTGRVVYVGDEFINENNEQYRITKVRGDQAFAKKTGVASDIVYKDEWDTAPAAGIGSAGSNGKAQIAIYHTHTDESYVPTDGAESKPAEGGILKVGSSLAEKLKAKGITVLDDKTPHEPHDANAYHRSRKTAVRLLKESPVALLDVHRDGVPDPEFYKETVEGEDITKIRMVVGRQNPKMATNLQFAKDIKAYMDKHKPGLIKGIFIGKGNYNQDLGPKAILLEVGTHTNKRESAEDGAALFADAFPNLLNLKPAAEGGGAGGITTPGETPGQSGSAWSTLGWIVGIVLAAGAIFLFVSTGSIKGVTSKLGELRKTEFANFFGLKKDSKRDKEE
- a CDS encoding DUF1614 domain-containing protein; its protein translation is MTRFPLGIIALVIVSVLVYFGLAHRILDRLRISDKVALGILAAMVAGSFVDIPIAFGRIDASVNVGGGLIPIGLAIYVLTKAGTKKEWFRTLIATGVTGVVIYYIGSVLMQGNPGGPFDRLDPIWMYPIIGGVVAYVAGRSRRSAFIAATLGVLLLDIFNWVYLLSTGTPGRIAIGGAGAFDSIVLAGIIAVLLAEIIGESRERLQGGPASRGRDPELLSNLENAEYASTMGIKDNSIKDKGIKEKPGLQDSCQKKKEAGDSNE
- a CDS encoding YIEGIA family protein, with amino-acid sequence MDEYGMTIGLGVLMGLLARAYMLRSDYRQYPGYPHGYVTHLSLGFIAAALGSVALPAIAEKEFAAVTFLALAGQQFREVRNMERESLAALEAAELVPRGHDYIEGIARVFEARNYLVILTALAASSANYITGRPLLSIFVGIILTLLSGVLMRGKVIGNIAGVKAGRLSFKGALLLVDEIDIMNIGLPGMREKVLNDGLGVVIHPKDDNARATLHNMGQRQAIAHVATTILGTKKDVDTPEFTPMVRKNIDTGAIALFCVPAEKDIDSLVAAVERVPVLESAWRAPLKTKAGRIAAD